One Natrinema salaciae genomic region harbors:
- a CDS encoding winged helix-turn-helix domain-containing protein → MEKALWYLLVGTRGGENRARIIAALDDRPRNANQLAECLDVDYNTVRHHLDMLQEHDVIESGGNEYGKLYFLTDRFERHREEFETVLEAM, encoded by the coding sequence ATGGAGAAGGCACTTTGGTATCTCTTGGTTGGCACCCGTGGCGGCGAGAACCGTGCGCGCATCATCGCCGCCCTCGATGACCGTCCCCGGAACGCCAACCAGCTCGCGGAGTGCCTCGACGTCGATTACAATACCGTGAGACACCACCTCGACATGTTACAGGAACACGACGTTATCGAATCCGGTGGCAACGAGTACGGGAAGTTGTACTTCCTGACCGATCGGTTCGAGCGACACCGCGAGGAGTTCGAAACCGTTCTGGAGGCGATG
- a CDS encoding molybdopterin-dependent oxidoreductase gives MVDYPSRNAVAFATLAGMTGVAGSYMAAGYSREFLVAPIDDLVVRTTPGPIVAWTIENVGEQGHLLHIALSFGIATGLLAGAAIIGLHVARGCERPVIGVGLSGVLAWSLTAMITAEPLLAVGAAGPVTVFTAVGATPLAAPERDPSRRRALVSSVSALAFVGTAIGFRRLTTDDDTVGGEPLDEITDSGNGTTDDVEATLMREAEAKSLDIRGDVPGLVSTFEEFYNVDIAEFDPTLSPDDWSLTITGEVGDGVTVTFDELTDMPTERRFVTLRCVGEGLNGQKLDNAVWTGTPIKPLLEEADPEGECACAMLRAEDGYFVQFPIEALEDGLLAWGMNGRSLPQSHGHPVRVLIPGHWGETNVKWLTEIELLDEEMDGYWEQRGWHGTGPVNTVAKLWSDTVRDSENVEVAGHAYAGTRGIERVEVSVDGGGTWRDAELSEPLPGIDVWRQWRYEFEPDGSHEVVVRAIDGEGTLQPEERTDAFPSGATGWVTKTVHG, from the coding sequence ATGGTGGACTATCCATCCCGCAACGCTGTCGCGTTCGCGACGCTCGCGGGCATGACCGGCGTCGCCGGATCCTACATGGCGGCGGGATACTCCCGGGAGTTCCTCGTCGCGCCCATCGACGACCTTGTCGTCAGGACCACGCCGGGACCAATCGTCGCCTGGACGATAGAGAACGTCGGCGAACAGGGACATCTGCTGCACATTGCGCTTTCGTTCGGTATCGCAACTGGATTGCTCGCGGGCGCTGCGATCATCGGGCTTCACGTTGCTCGAGGATGCGAGCGGCCCGTGATCGGTGTTGGCCTGTCCGGCGTCCTGGCGTGGAGTCTGACTGCCATGATTACAGCAGAGCCACTACTCGCAGTCGGTGCTGCTGGGCCCGTAACCGTATTTACCGCCGTTGGCGCCACGCCGCTCGCCGCTCCCGAACGTGACCCGTCGCGGCGGCGTGCACTCGTCTCGAGCGTGAGCGCTTTGGCCTTCGTCGGCACAGCTATCGGCTTCCGCCGATTGACGACTGACGACGACACCGTCGGCGGCGAGCCACTCGACGAAATCACCGATAGCGGAAACGGGACGACGGACGACGTGGAAGCCACGCTGATGCGAGAGGCCGAAGCGAAGTCCCTCGACATCCGTGGCGACGTTCCGGGACTCGTGAGCACGTTCGAGGAGTTCTACAACGTCGATATAGCGGAGTTCGACCCGACCCTCTCGCCCGACGACTGGTCGCTGACGATCACCGGGGAAGTCGGTGACGGCGTAACCGTTACGTTCGATGAACTGACGGATATGCCGACCGAGCGGCGGTTCGTGACGCTACGGTGTGTCGGCGAGGGGCTGAACGGGCAGAAGCTGGACAACGCCGTCTGGACCGGGACGCCGATCAAACCACTCCTCGAGGAGGCCGACCCCGAGGGCGAGTGTGCGTGTGCGATGCTTCGTGCGGAAGACGGGTACTTCGTCCAGTTCCCGATCGAGGCCCTCGAAGACGGCTTACTCGCGTGGGGGATGAACGGCCGATCGCTCCCCCAGTCTCACGGCCATCCGGTGCGCGTGCTGATTCCGGGACACTGGGGCGAGACGAACGTCAAGTGGCTCACCGAGATCGAACTCCTCGACGAGGAGATGGACGGCTACTGGGAACAGCGTGGTTGGCACGGCACCGGGCCGGTCAACACCGTCGCCAAACTCTGGAGCGACACCGTCCGTGACAGCGAGAACGTCGAGGTAGCCGGCCACGCCTACGCCGGGACGCGTGGCATCGAGCGCGTGGAAGTCTCGGTTGACGGGGGCGGCACCTGGCGGGACGCGGAACTCTCGGAGCCGCTCCCCGGGATCGACGTGTGGCGACAGTGGCGCTACGAGTTCGAACCCGACGGCAGCCACGAGGTCGTGGTCCGGGCGATCGACGGCGAGGGGACCCTCCAGCCCGAAGAGCGGACGGACGCGTTCCCGAGTGGGGCGACCGGCTGGGTCACGAAAACGGTACACGGATGA